In Porites lutea chromosome 1, jaPorLute2.1, whole genome shotgun sequence, a single genomic region encodes these proteins:
- the LOC140953121 gene encoding DDB1- and CUL4-associated factor 6-like: protein MQNRTTLYDTLQQRVFGVHPPGFVLKKARGSKYLVQCLQKEITLSGHEGCVNTIAWNESGEYLLSGADDCHLNIYRPSNRQLVHSIRSGHRANIFSAKFLPCSGDRWLVSCAGDGMIHFTDLDRESTYGQFQFDCHAGTTYEVITTPGDPNTFLSCGEDCTVRQFDLRTKTKCLCRDCKEDILIDCGKAVTSINLNPITPYHLGLGCEDSTVRVFDRRALSSGSSNKMNGMFCQFRPDSLSDRTCRVTSLNYSPDGSELLVSYCADYVYLFTLRGTKQPHDVHDDSSEGGFSNGSNGHRNVPPLKRLRLRGDWSDTGPNARPESEHPSPENSLMQRMSDMFARWLEESFRAGQRHRTRSASSQSASSSSATSSSSMSSSPSNISSSSSESSGASGVFGEEPRRRRGHERNSEASRSRRGLRVSSSDGERSINMDPDTERNQTTGDRTAQHSHSDGIGDRTAQHSHSDGINVSSTTSLELIPHSEEDTFRTSLSEERSSENLLSSVTLTSEGNDTVSWVHSSEHLAELSSLTRGPENTGDVGRQSRSVADNTSKSERSFNEAGFSNTRNSVTPQGKSQKRTKNARKAETTDNSTFASCNHPVGINSSSSESTQETARSSSTRAEPTVSDEPGTSRNANENSAISNQTSAATRIQRVYRQHKKTKSSTQNDEQEVWIPEMTRVYKGHRNARTMIKEANFWGEDFVLSGSDCGRIFIWDKYSSEVVMILQGDKHVVNCVQPHPYDPILASSGIDYDVKLWTPTAREPIELTDKEEIIRRNEKMLEESRDTITVPASFMIRMLASLNHARFSQQNQDDDTDSDSSDDC, encoded by the exons atgcaaaacagaACAACTTTGTATGACACTTTACAACAGCGGGTTTTTGGCGTCCATCCCCCTGGTTTTGTGCTGAAAAAGGCTCGAG GAAGTAAATATCTGGTGCAGTGCCTGCAGAAGGAAATCACTTTAAGTGGACACGAAGGCTGC GTGAATACCATAGCATGGAATGAAAGTGGTGAATACCTTCTGTCTGGTGCTGACGACTGTCATCTTAACATATACAGGCCATCTAACAGACAG TTGGTGCACTCCATACGATCTGGACACAGAGCTAATATTTTCAGTGCAAAATTTCTGCCTTGCTCAGGAGATAGATGG CTAGTGTCCTGTGCAGGAGATGGAATGATCCACTTCACAGATCTTGACAGGGAATCTACTTATGGCCAGTTTCAATTTGACTGTCATGCAGGAACAACTTATGAG GTCATCACAACTCCTGGGGATCCCAACACATTTTTAAGCTGTGGTGAGGATTGCACTGTCAGACAGTTTGATCtcagaacaaaaacaaagtgtCTTTGTAGAGACTGCAAAGAG GATATTCTGATTGACTGCGGCAAAGCTGTGACGTCCATTAACCTAAACCCCATCACACCTTACCATCTGGGACTAGGATGTGAAGACAGTACTGTTCGAGTGTTTGACAGGCGAGCACTAAGCAGCGGCAGTTCTAACAAGATGAATGGCATGTTCTGTCAATTCAGGCCAGATTCACTTAGTGATAGGACATGCAGAGTAACATCACTTAATTACAG TCCTGATGGCAGCGAGCTACTGGTTAGTTACTGTGCAGATTACGTGTACCTCTTCACGTTACGAGGCACGAAACAGCCCCACGATGTACACGATGACAGCTCAGAAGGCGGTTTCTCTAACGGCAGTAACGGCCATAGGAATGTGCCACCTCTGAAGCGACTGCGCCTTCGAGGTGACTGGTCAGACACTGGCCCTAACGCCAGGCCTGAAAGCGAGCACCCCTCTCCCGAGAATTCTCTGATGCAACGCATGTCTGATATGTTTGCGCGCTGGCTCGAAGAATCGTTTCGTGCTGGTCAGCGGCATAGAACAAGGTCAGCTTCATCGCAGTCGGCTTCTTCGTCGTCAGCAACTTCGTCTTCGTCCATGTCATCTTCACCATCGAATATATCCAGTAGTTCGTCGGAATCGAGTGGTGCTTCGGGTGTATTCGGAGAAGAACCAAGGAGGCGTCGGGGACACGAACGGAATTCTGAAGCATCCCGAAGCCGAAGAGGATTAAGAGTTAGTTCGTCAGATGGTGAAAGGTCCATTAACATGGATCCTGATACTGAGCGGAACCAAACCACTGGCGACAGGACTGCACAGCATTCGCACTCTGACGGAATAGGCGACAGAACTGCACAGCATTCCCACTCTGATGGAATAAATGTTTCGAGTACCACATCTTTAGAGCTTATTCCGCATTCCGAAGAAGACACTTTTAGAACTTCTTTATCTGAAGAGCGCTCTAGTGAAAACCTTCTTAGTAGCGTCACTTTAACTTCAGAAGGAAATGATACAGTGTCCTGGGTACACAGCTCGGAGCATTTGGCCGAATTGTCGTCACTTACGAGAGGACCCGAAAACACAGGCGACGTTGGGCGGCAGAGCCGAAGCGTCGCTGATAATACATCTAAAAGCGAACGATCATTTAATGAAGCGGGCTTCTCTAATACAAGAAATTCAGTTACTCCGCAAGGCAAGTCGcaaaaaagaactaaaaacGCTAGAAAAGCGGAAACAACAGACAATTCAACATTTGCGAGCTGTAATCATCCAGTAGGTATAAACAGCTCTTCTTCAGAATCCACGCAAGAAACCGCTCGTTCATCAAGCACGCGCGCTGAACCTACAGTTAGCGATGAACCAGGTACTTCAAGAAACGCTAACGAGAACTCTGCAATTTCCAATCAAACCAGTGCCGCCACCCGAATTCAGCGTGTTTATAGACAACATAAGAAGACCAAGTCATCAACGCAGAACGACGAACAGGAGGTCTGGATCCCAGAAATGACTCGTGTTTATAAAGGTCATCGAAACGCTCGAACCATG atCAAGGAAGCTAATTTCTGGGGTGAGGACTTTGTTCTCAGCGGCAGTGATTGTGGGCGCATCTTTATTTGGGACAAGTATAGCTCTGAAGTGGTGATGATTCTTCAGGGGGACAAGCATGTGGTGAATTGCGTTCAGCCACACCCATACGATCCCA TTCTGGCGTCAAGTGGCATAGATTATGATGTCAAACTATGGACACCGACTGCCAGGGAACCCATAGAGCTTACAGACAAAGAGGAG aTAATTCGTCGCAACGAGAAAATGTTGGAGGAGAGCAGAGACACGATTACAGTCCCAGCTTCGTTTATGATACGCATGCTTGCCTCGCTCAACCATGCCAGATTTA GTCAACAAAACCAAGACGACGACACAGACTCTGATTCCAGTGATGACTGCTAA